The DNA region ttcatcatttgcaTCAATGAATTCCAAGTCAGGCTCTTCTTCGTTGTTAAAAAGTCAGATTTCTCAgatttggaagaagaattctACAAGAGGCAAGGAATCTAATAATGCTTGggatgaagatgaatatataattcaagAGGCTAaaagaataagaagaaacagaaaattgttggagcaaaaaaaagctGAAGAGGACGAACAGAAACGGATGGAACAGAAACGTTGTGAGGAAGCCTTGGAAGAGCAACGACAAAAATTGTTGGAATTGGAGATCAAACAGCAAGTGGACAGCCAAGTGACAGAGAAATTAGAggatgaaaaggaaaaaggAAGACAGATGAAATTAGAAACTGAGAAGAAGCTTATTAAGTTAGAAGCCCAAATAGCAAAAGAAGAGTTGAAGAGTcgaaagaaagaagaaaggcAAAAACTGGCTCTtttagaaaaggaagaaaagtTACAGGAATTAGGagcaaaaatgaaaatgggGCATGACATCCAAATACAAAATGGAAAACATCATGAAGTTATAGAGCCTAAAAAGACgattaaaatcaaaagttCAAATAAGGAATCCTCTTTATTGCAAAAAAACTTGACAAATGAAAGTAACATTGAAAAGGTAAAGGAGCCTAGAATAACAGTACCCCTGCCGCCCAGTAGTTCTGACTTGCGtcaatcaaatattggAAGTGCGGCCCAAAATGCATGGAGAACCTTTAACAGCGAACTATCACAGAAGAGACCAACCGGACCTTCCTCAACGACAAAAGTTAAGGGAGTGGCAACCAATCCACACACTAAAAAGGTAAGTTCAGACGCTCTAAAGGacaaatatgaatataCTAAGCCAGTTATTCGGAAAACCAATGTGAGGACTGCACAAAAGTCAGAAACATCATCTAGGTTTAGGAAATCGTTGGATGCTCCTCATAAGGATACTAGATCATCAAAGGGAATAAATTTCCATGAAGGTCCTagaaaaatgaacaatGATAGTTCAAAATCAAGGTCACTTCCTACTTCACCCGTTCTGACTCAGTCATCAATACCTTGTAATGATGGCTCAGCTTTCACGAATAGAAGTATCGATCAACTAAATCCTGTTCCAGGAGCAGATGCTGCAGCATGTGAGCAAATTTTAAATGAGATTATGGTAacagatgaaaaaatatactgGGAAGATATAGCAGGTTTAACTAATGCCAAAAACTCATTGAAAGAGGCTGTTGTATATCCATTTTTAAGACCCGATTTGTTTAAAGGTTTACGAGAACCCATACGAGGGATGCTACTTTTTGGACCCCCAGGAACTGGGAAGACAATGATTGCCAAAGCGGTGGCGACTGAGTCAAAATCTACATTTTTCTGTATAAGTGCATCATCGTTACTTTCAAAGTATCTGGGAGAGTCTGAAAAATCGGTGAGAGCATTATTTTATGTGGCCAAGAAGATGGCGCCAtctattatatttatagatgaaattgattccTTACTGGGAAACCGATCAGatggtgaaaatgaagCATCAAGAAGGGTGAAAACTGAATTGCTGATTCAGTGGTCCTCTCTATCAAGTGCTACCACTCAGGAATCACACGGTTATGATACTCGAGTGCTATTATTGGCCGCAACAAATTTACCTTGGACTATTGACGAGGCTGCTAGAAGGCGGTTTTCAAGAAGATTATATATTCCTTTACCcgattttgaaacaaggCAATATCATTTAACGAAATTACTGTCAAAGCAAAAGCATTCCCTGACTGAAAgtgaaattattgaagttGCAACACTAACCGCAGGGTATTCGGGCTCTGATATTACAGCATTAGCAAAAGAAGCTGTCATGGAACCAATTAGAGATCTTGGGGAAAAACTGATAGATATTGATTTAAACAATATACGAGGCGTCACTATCCTAGACTTCAAAAATGCCATGAAGACAGTAAAGAAAAGCGTTTCGGTGGACTCATTAGCTCATTATGAAAAGTGGGCCCTTGAATATGGAAGTGTAGGCTCCTGAACTGGACATACAAATAGTATATATGCATAAATAATAAGTAATTCAtcgaaaaaatttacaTAATAGTATGGTGCATTTTTTACTATTTTATCCATTATATTATCTACCGACGGTTTTATTTAAAGAATGTTAGCAGCAAAAAAACAGGGCGACTCCAGTTACGACGAGAGTATCTAGATGAGAAAACGATGCGATGGTTATCAATGAGTTTCTAATGATTAATTCTAACTGGTTCAATAGCATGTTCATTGGGGAAGTTGCTGCTCGATCCCTTAACTTCTTATGGAACCCTAGGATGTGGTCAAGGCGTGCAGTATCAAGTGGACTATTACTTACTGCGTCCCTTTATGTGTTACTTCCATCCGTTAGCAGAGCTTTTAATGTAAAGAAGGGGCCGTTATCTATAGAGGAATCAAAGAGGTTAGATCGATTTACAACGGGCCTTTTAAACGCTCGAAATGACTGTTTCTTAAACTCTTCTTTACAGGCTTTGGTACCGATTGAGTCGCTCACTACTTATCTCAACCAATTTGTCGAGGCTCTTCATTCGGTAGATGAGGGACAGGTTTTTGAACTTGAACGGTTGGCTCCACTCCACGCGAATCTAATTAAGTTACTTCATGAGTTACAAAGCCTTATTGTGAAACCACAGACTGTTTCCGccaaaaatattgttaaaACACTGGAAGACACTCTTAGGAGAAAAATGTCATCCGATCAGAATGATGCACACGAATTTACTCAAATACTTTTGGAAACGTTGCATTCTGAATATATCAAACTTCAAtccaatattgaaatagGCAGCTTTCCATTTGAGGGTGTGTCATCCAATTATCTGATGTGCTTACAATGTAATAAATACTCTCAAACTATTCATTCACCTTTCCTTATGCTTGAAGTTGCTGTTCCAGGGAATTACTCAGAAAAGCTGACAGACTTGATCCTGCATTCTCAAGATGAAATCATCGAAGGATATTCCTGCCTGTATTGTAAAGTaaatatgattttgaaaaatgaaaaatatttgaatcaaCTTCCTGAATATTCGCAGGAAGAACAAtcaatcttgaattttctgaGAAATCAGATATTAACATTATACATTAATGATGACTTACCAGCGGATGTGTCATTCTATGTGGACCATTATAGTAAAAATGGTTGTGTCACGgccaatttcaaatcaaatataataaagaaaaacgCAGTAATCAAGGAACCTGCTTCGCTTATTGTCCATCTGTCGAGATCTATTTTTAATGGAGCCACTATAACAAGAAGCGCATGTAGAGTGGAATACGAACAGTCTTTGAATCTGCAAAGGCAGGTGATGATCAATGATGCATTTGAGCGTACTGAACCTATAAAATATGAGCTAAAATCTGTTGTTAAACATACTGGATCTCATGTTCAGGGCCATTATCAGTGCTACAGAAAGAAACCAGATCttatgaaagaaagaaatacgGATACTATCGTCAATCGTTCTCCCatgatcaaaaaatattcacaAGATAAATTCGATGCATCAAAAATCGAAAGCATTATAACAGGCACTTCAAAAAGGTTATACAAACGCATTAAATCGTTGGCGGCTTACCCATACTGGCATATATCAGACACAAATGTCAAAGAAGCCAGAACAACTGATGTTCTTTCCGAAGATAAATATGTTTACATTCTATATTATGAGAAGGAAAAGCCATAATCTGTATATAAGTAAATATAAGAAACGGAAGTACTAGACTTATCCCTGCATGTCAATATCCATATCATCATATTCCTTGTCATTATCAGTAGTTGATAACCTGTCATACTGTAAAAAATCGACATCGTAGTCACCTTCGACATCAAAATGATTTTTCGGGAGAAAAGTAGACTGATACCATCTCAGCCAAGTAAAATAGATCATCTGTCTCCAATCAACCCATTTCACCATCTGTGAAGCCTCCATCTTAATCCATTCCGCTATCTTGGAAATGAGTATCCCATTATCCAAGTatgattcttcttcttctgaatCCTGAAACATGAGAAGCCTATCCCTAACAGATTTAGGAAGATCAACACGACTTGGTACGATTTTTGTAACAGCTACGTCATTTGAAGATGGAGTAGTAGGAGAATTAGCATCCAAAGAGAGATTCGCAAAATCTTCTATCAGCTTGCGTCTCTTATAGTTCCCAATGCCTATTGGATCGGGTGCATGCTGTCTTTTGTGCTTGAACAGCCCCATTAGACCTTCTTGAATTGTACAAATTACACAAATTCAACTATACGAGACTCAGTTATACAGGCATGGACCTTTAAGCAGTCATAAATAATTCGTCCCGGCTAATACACATACAAGCTAGGATACTTCACCGACTAAATCAGAAGCTGTACGCTGCTATAAACAGACTTAAATATCTACTATTCTGATTATAACTTCATCTCGTTCTAAAAGTTCGAAGGTTCTAGatattttcagtttttcaattggaaACGTAATGCGTGAAATagatcaagaaaaattcaggTTCAGGGAAGCGTGACATAACTTAAAGCTCCAGTGGCACAAGACCTCTTTGATTAACGCTAGTTGTTTGTAgtgaataaaattgatttgcAAGCAAGAGAGACTGTTAGGATACTTTCTAGTTGTACAGAGCAAGGAAAAGTTAGCAGCGTCAGGTGGCTCAGTAAAAAAGAGGAGATCGGAACGATAGGGGAATCTTCAGGTGAGACAACTTTTTAAGCCTATATTAGATGAAGTTATTTACTCCTCCTATAACAAATCCCAACTTTGATCCTGCTCAATCTATAAGGGAATCGTACGGTGTTAAAgcagtttttcaaaaaccTGTAATTGTACAAAACGAGAGTGAGCCTTTCAAGATGCTAACTGCTTCGAATTCAGGCAAAAATGATTATAAGGAGGGTCCAAGCACTAATACCTCCGGAGTAGTTAAATTAACGAAGGAAGAAATAGCTGAAATATGGAAGAATACTCAGGAATTGCCCATGGAGTTGTCCAGTATGattgatgatttcattaCAGACCTGAAGGAGCCAAAATATGCAAAGCCGCTAAGTATTGTCGAACTTTCCTCGTTATTTCAAGCTTtttatattaaatttgataaatttgcaTTCCAGTACTTATCCAATGGTGGCAGCTCAGCTGCAGGTGCTCCTACTAATACTTCATCTGGTGGGACTTTCTTCAATGCCAAGGAGACTCTGAGTAGTGGACTGAGTGGGATCTTTGCAAGAAGTAGAAGTGGTAGCAATACCAATAATTTGAGAGGcagaagaaatagaagatcttcatctttattcAGTTctgattcaaataataatgcaaCTCAGATGTTGACGCCAGAAGAAATCGGTCAAATGATGAGagtaaatgaaattaataacGTCACAATTGATAGATACTTGGAACTTTGTGAGAAtgccattttcaaaaaacttTTACAAGTGGGTACTGCAGTTTCTTCTCCTATGAAGAAACCTAActctaataataatattcaatgCATCAATAATGAGAATTCCTTAGTTGGTCAAAGTTCTTCTGAACCGGAAGCTTTCAACGTCGAAAATCTATTTAGAAATACGCCAGAGTATATTCAGTATAATACGCTGCTAAATGTGAAATTGGGAGGAATACTGAACCTCTGCTCCcatgataaattttctcttgaaGATTTCCTTGGTATTTCAATGACTATGGACATAGGGGACAACGAAAGCCTGTTTGCTACTATTGATTCTGTTTTCCACCAGCTGATTGATGAGTCAATTTCCCCCTATGACAAGATGAAAAGTGTATTGCAACTGCATACGGCAATGACAACGGACATTAAACTTATGTCCAATGACGATTATCTTTCCTTACtaatatattatattataaTGTTAAATCCACagaatcttttctttaattgtGAATACATCAAGCTGTTTAGGTAcaggaaaaaattggtcGAAAACGAGCTTTACGCATTGACAAATCTAGATGCTGCACTGACATTTATTGGGAGCCTGACATTAGAGGATTTTTCTGAGGATTTAGTAGCTGAATTGGCTGAATGTGAAAAGAAAGTGTTTGAATGTAAGATTTCAGATAAAGTCACTTTGCCTGTTGTAGATACCAACAATTTCAGAAATGGGAGTAATGGCTCTTCCAAATTATTGCATACAAGTACGGAACCgatgattcaaaataattcatACGAAAGATTTAGGGCAGTTTTTGACTCTTCGTTGAGGAGTGTTCTCGGGAAAATGAGGTCATACACACCTCCTGCTGTTACAACCCTGTACAAAAAGTATTCCCAAACTTCAATTGAAATAGAGAGAAGTTCAGTTTATAGTAATAGTAGTCatgataaatatttacatgTCCAACGGTCGAACAGTAACAATAAACATAGACAGATGGATTCCATTAATTCGATTCTATTTAATGCAACTATGCCCAATGATTGGAAAAAATACAAGGATtctgaatttgataatttgaagattactgaattgaaggaaatttttgatatctatcagaaattaatttcaaaaaatgagcAATGCAGTAATTACAATCTATAAAGCAAtgtatatgtatatatatatatatctatgaGCTATGAATTCTTTTTCCGTTCCCCCATTTTAGAAGGAACATATGCAAAATTGTGATCGCAAAGAGGATTTTATAttcatctttctttgtctGAATTATTAGACTGTAGATAAATAATGGATAACGTAAtgaaattcattgattGTGTCTTGATCAATGTGACTTGTATCAGTTGGtaagaaataattttcaatttttatCAAGTTTGTTAAGTTTTGTAAAGTTTTCTTTGTGTAAGTCATTGATTTACTTTCATTCTTCagaaattcaataaatttcacTTTCAGTTCTATATCAGTTGTCTTTGACAATAAAGTGTTCcaaagaaacattttatCTTGgtttatcttcttctcgTAATTCAGGCCATGTATGACAGGGAAAGATAATTTACCTTCCGTAATATCTTCACCAAAACCTTTATTGACAATCATATCGTCATTTAAAAGGTTCAAATAGTCATCTCTAACTTGATAAACAACACCGAGTAAATTGCACAATGGAACCAACGACTTATTTTCGTCATTAGATTGGGTCTTAGTATATGTAGCTACTTTTGCCATCAATTTAACCGTCAATCTGAATAAACCTCCTGTTTTGTTAATTACCATATTGAAGTACATTTCTTCTGTGGGTATGATAAAGTGATCTCTCCAATAAATATCTAGACCTTGACCACGATGTAAATTGAGTAATTCTgtattaaaaatttcgtATAATTCAGAAGTTAATCGTGGTTTGTCTAGCTCATCGAGTTCTGATGGTATTAGAAGTGGTATAATTTCCATAGCTTTGAAGTACATGTAGTTAGCAGAATTGATGGTCATTGGGGATCCAAATACGACGTGTGATGCTTTCAAACCACGTCTCAAGATGgaattatcttcaatatcgTCAATTAATAGTGATGAATTATGTAAGATTTCTatgatttgattcaaattcattactAAATCCTGTGGTAAGTGgaaaaagattttatttaatatgAGGATCAACTTCaatctgaattttttgCCTTGTTTCTGTGTAAGATGAGTGTAGGGTTTTTGTAATATTGATTCGTCAGAATCACACCAGTAAGGTTCGCCATTAATCAGTTCTTTCAACTTGGAAGTGTCCATTGCAAGTGGGACATCCAATGAGGAGGAATCAGTGTCAGTCATTCTGAGTAAATTTGTTGTGCACGTAAAAATAGAGATAAATACTGTACTTAGATGATTGAAATAGGTAAGAATATGAAATCAAAAGGAGAAATCGAAGGAAGACACACACTTATGCAGTAAACCCACtttacaaattgaaaaaccAATACACTAATTACCGTAGAACACCTTCTATCTTGGTACTTTCACAGACTTTATATACACAAAAATGGGGTTCAGCGGTGAGACTAAAATGGAATTTTTAAGTTTTTCAACGCagagaaaattcaaaaatcgTTGATGATTATGAAAATCAAGCCCATAAAGTGAGAGATGAGAGATGGTTTGATGCCAGCCAATGGGAGGGCGTATTTCAAGTCAAATTGTAGAGCGGGATGTTTTGGAACTTTGTGGGCCTGTTGTTTGCCTGTTTCTTGGAGTGTTTGAACTTCTTTTTGCCCTTTGCAGGCCATGCGAGACTGTTATCTCTTTCCTTCATGAGTTCCTTGTCTAGTTTGCGGCTTATGGATTTGACCTCGTTGATATTGATGTGATTTGAGTCTAGCAGGTCGACTCCATTTGCCACGTTCTTGGCACGGTCCCCTGGGCCATATTTGATGTCCTTGATGTCTTTGATATCCGTTATATCGATATTATGGATCCGAGATATTTGGTTCAATATTTCTTCCTTGGTGAACCTTGTT from Kazachstania africana CBS 2517 chromosome 5, complete genome includes:
- the KAFR0E00940 gene encoding uncharacterized protein (similar to Saccharomyces cerevisiae YPL071C; ancestral locus Anc_8.538) — protein: MGLFKHKRQHAPDPIGIGNYKRRKLIEDFANLSLDANSPTTPSSNDVAVTKIVPSRVDLPKSVRDRLLMFQDSEEEESYLDNGILISKIAEWIKMEASQMVKWVDWRQMIYFTWLRWYQSTFLPKNHFDVEGDYDVDFLQYDRLSTTDNDKEYDDMDIDMQG
- the BTS1 gene encoding farnesyltranstransferase (similar to Saccharomyces cerevisiae BTS1 (YPL069C); ancestral locus Anc_8.536) is translated as MDTSKLKELINGEPYWCDSDESILQKPYTHLTQKQGKKFRLKLILILNKIFFHLPQDLVMNLNQIIEILHNSSLLIDDIEDNSILRRGLKASHVVFGSPMTINSANYMYFKAMEIIPLLIPSELDELDKPRLTSELYEIFNTELLNLHRGQGLDIYWRDHFIIPTEEMYFNMVINKTGGLFRLTVKLMAKVATYTKTQSNDENKSLVPLCNLLGVVYQVRDDYLNLLNDDMIVNKGFGEDITEGKLSFPVIHGLNYEKKINQDKMFLWNTLLSKTTDIELKVKFIEFLKNESKSMTYTKKTLQNLTNLIKIENYFLPTDTSHIDQDTINEFHYVIHYLSTV
- the UBP16 gene encoding putative ubiquitin-specific protease UBP16 (similar to Saccharomyces cerevisiae UBP16 (YPL072W); ancestral locus Anc_8.540) yields the protein MINSNWFNSMFIGEVAARSLNFLWNPRMWSRRAVSSGLLLTASLYVLLPSVSRAFNVKKGPLSIEESKRLDRFTTGLLNARNDCFLNSSLQALVPIESLTTYLNQFVEALHSVDEGQVFELERLAPLHANLIKLLHELQSLIVKPQTVSAKNIVKTLEDTLRRKMSSDQNDAHEFTQILLETLHSEYIKLQSNIEIGSFPFEGVSSNYLMCLQCNKYSQTIHSPFLMLEVAVPGNYSEKLTDLILHSQDEIIEGYSCLYCKVNMILKNEKYLNQLPEYSQEEQSILNFLRNQILTLYINDDLPADVSFYVDHYSKNGCVTANFKSNIIKKNAVIKEPASLIVHLSRSIFNGATITRSACRVEYEQSLNLQRQVMINDAFERTEPIKYELKSVVKHTGSHVQGHYQCYRKKPDLMKERNTDTIVNRSPMIKKYSQDKFDASKIESIITGTSKRLYKRIKSLAAYPYWHISDTNVKEARTTDVLSEDKYVYILYYEKEKP
- the MUK1 gene encoding guanine nucleotide exchange factor MUK1 (similar to Saccharomyces cerevisiae MUK1 (YPL070W); ancestral locus Anc_8.537), translating into MKLFTPPITNPNFDPAQSIRESYGVKAVFQKPVIVQNESEPFKMLTASNSGKNDYKEGPSTNTSGVVKLTKEEIAEIWKNTQELPMELSSMIDDFITDLKEPKYAKPLSIVELSSLFQAFYIKFDKFAFQYLSNGGSSAAGAPTNTSSGGTFFNAKETLSSGLSGIFARSRSGSNTNNLRGRRNRRSSSLFSSDSNNNATQMLTPEEIGQMMRVNEINNVTIDRYLELCENAIFKKLLQVGTAVSSPMKKPNSNNNIQCINNENSLVGQSSSEPEAFNVENLFRNTPEYIQYNTLLNVKLGGILNLCSHDKFSLEDFLGISMTMDIGDNESLFATIDSVFHQLIDESISPYDKMKSVLQLHTAMTTDIKLMSNDDYLSLLIYYIIMLNPQNLFFNCEYIKLFRYRKKLVENELYALTNLDAALTFIGSLTLEDFSEDLVAELAECEKKVFECKISDKVTLPVVDTNNFRNGSNGSSKLLHTSTEPMIQNNSYERFRAVFDSSLRSVLGKMRSYTPPAVTTLYKKYSQTSIEIERSSVYSNSSHDKYLHVQRSNSNNKHRQMDSINSILFNATMPNDWKKYKDSEFDNLKITELKEIFDIYQKLISKNEQCSNYNL
- the YTA6 gene encoding putative AAA family ATPase YTA6 (similar to Saccharomyces cerevisiae YTA6 (YPL074W); ancestral locus Anc_8.542), translating into MKIMTNDKFIIPLHFTLSQALELLYSIGNNQYENLKNGLEMCRTSQDYRRLPKLFKALDDLLLYVNNGLKKVSKKFDLKNGLKGLMEEEPKYRHMIEDFQLLGHDVRILRRESYELVNYAPEDERKKLLDSSSFASMNSKSGSSSLLKSQISQIWKKNSTRGKESNNAWDEDEYIIQEAKRIRRNRKLLEQKKAEEDEQKRMEQKRCEEALEEQRQKLLELEIKQQVDSQVTEKLEDEKEKGRQMKLETEKKLIKLEAQIAKEELKSRKKEERQKLALLEKEEKLQELGAKMKMGHDIQIQNGKHHEVIEPKKTIKIKSSNKESSLLQKNLTNESNIEKVKEPRITVPLPPSSSDLRQSNIGSAAQNAWRTFNSELSQKRPTGPSSTTKVKGVATNPHTKKVSSDALKDKYEYTKPVIRKTNVRTAQKSETSSRFRKSLDAPHKDTRSSKGINFHEGPRKMNNDSSKSRSLPTSPVLTQSSIPCNDGSAFTNRSIDQLNPVPGADAAACEQILNEIMVTDEKIYWEDIAGLTNAKNSLKEAVVYPFLRPDLFKGLREPIRGMLLFGPPGTGKTMIAKAVATESKSTFFCISASSLLSKYLGESEKSVRALFYVAKKMAPSIIFIDEIDSLLGNRSDGENEASRRVKTELLIQWSSLSSATTQESHGYDTRVLLLAATNLPWTIDEAARRRFSRRLYIPLPDFETRQYHLTKLLSKQKHSLTESEIIEVATLTAGYSGSDITALAKEAVMEPIRDLGEKLIDIDLNNIRGVTILDFKNAMKTVKKSVSVDSLAHYEKWALEYGSVGS